The Chryseolinea soli genome contains a region encoding:
- a CDS encoding PadR family transcriptional regulator: MKGTYLGEFEELVLLAVGILFGDAYGLAIIDELEKKTGRNIMISSVHKTLVRLEEKGYLKSHMGGGTQQRGGRDKRLYTLTQGGKKALQEAKELRNAMWKEIPKVVWETAKL, translated from the coding sequence ATGAAAGGAACCTATTTAGGTGAATTTGAAGAACTGGTCTTATTGGCCGTAGGCATTCTTTTTGGCGATGCTTATGGATTGGCCATCATCGACGAATTGGAAAAGAAAACGGGTCGCAACATCATGATCAGCTCTGTACACAAGACGCTGGTGCGCCTGGAAGAAAAGGGTTATCTCAAATCGCATATGGGCGGTGGCACGCAACAACGCGGCGGAAGAGACAAGCGTTTGTACACCCTCACCCAAGGTGGCAAAAAGGCTTTACAAGAGGCCAAGGAATTGCGCAACGCCATGTGGAAGGAGATCCCTAAGGTTGTGTGGGAAACCGCAAAGCTATGA
- a CDS encoding ABC transporter permease, translated as MKGSAHPKPTPPRWATRFLRWFCNDHLSEAVLGDLEELYERRADTLGKRRADLLFIWNVIQFLQPFAFRKSHYRTTLNQRDMFQNYFKIAWRTMSRQKMYAGITIGGFALGLATCLVIFLFIRQELSYDKQYADGDRIFRLYNEYKGPQGDRWVNIPPPVAGILRTDFPEVEKAGRLMPNTLLGFGTKGLFRREDVVENSFEEGFGYADPDLLEILEVPMVYGTAATALDKPNTIVLSKRKADKYFPNEDPRGKSIILNDDKSRLYTIGGVMKDMPANTHFQFDFLITLKGEEFWQGEQDNWCCWNYSVYVKLRRGASPLALEKKMTAMRDTYFVKHLEQQGDQSAADVKKYHFFRLQPVGDIYLKSNGIYDEMRHSDARYIWLFGAIAAFILLLACINFINLSTAKSANRAKEVGLRKTAGSVRGYLITQFLTESVFYSLVSFAIALVMVWVALPYFNALAGKSLTIPWLSWWFFPSLVVAMLFIGVVAGLYPSFYLSAFKPIDVLKGSLSRGSKSSGLRSAMVVFQFTASIVLIIGTLVIYRQMNYLLTTKTGFDKDQVVILYGTHTLNNQQLTFRDELLGLADVQHVSISSYLPVGGGSREGYGFWRKGREKADLPINAQKWRVDADYISTMKMHIVEGRDFNRELASDSQAAVVNQAFVKEFGLKKPLGDQITNGHQTFTIIGVVEDFNFESMKQKIMPLSLVIEGGGNSMMTVRVKSKDMQATLGSLTKVWNKFMPHQPFRYGFLDESFARMYDDVQRMGNLFAGFATLAIIVACLGLFALSAFMVEQRSKEISIRLVLGATTQSIFRMLTQNFVKLVFISMAIATPLGWYLMQTWLADYTYKIPITWDVFVLAGAMSVFIALSTVSYQSIRAALANPAKSLRSE; from the coding sequence ATGAAGGGCAGCGCTCATCCCAAACCAACCCCACCCCGGTGGGCGACGCGCTTCTTGCGCTGGTTCTGCAACGATCACCTGTCGGAAGCGGTGCTCGGCGACCTGGAGGAGCTTTATGAACGCCGCGCCGACACGCTCGGAAAACGCAGAGCAGACCTTCTATTTATCTGGAACGTCATTCAATTCCTGCAACCTTTTGCCTTTCGAAAAAGTCATTATCGAACCACATTAAATCAACGCGACATGTTTCAAAATTATTTCAAGATCGCCTGGAGGACCATGTCCCGCCAGAAGATGTATGCCGGCATCACTATTGGTGGCTTTGCATTGGGGTTGGCCACGTGCCTTGTCATTTTCCTTTTCATCCGACAAGAGTTGAGCTACGACAAACAATATGCCGACGGCGATCGCATTTTTCGCTTATACAATGAATACAAGGGACCGCAAGGCGACCGGTGGGTCAATATTCCCCCACCCGTGGCCGGCATCCTTCGAACCGATTTTCCGGAAGTGGAAAAAGCAGGCCGGCTCATGCCCAACACGCTGCTGGGCTTTGGCACAAAAGGATTGTTCCGTCGTGAAGACGTCGTTGAAAATAGTTTTGAAGAAGGTTTTGGCTATGCCGATCCGGATTTGTTGGAGATCCTGGAAGTTCCCATGGTCTATGGCACCGCCGCCACCGCGCTCGATAAACCCAACACGATTGTCCTTTCGAAGCGCAAGGCGGACAAATATTTTCCGAACGAAGATCCGCGCGGAAAAAGTATCATCCTCAACGATGACAAATCCAGGCTGTATACGATCGGCGGCGTGATGAAAGACATGCCGGCAAACACACACTTTCAATTCGATTTCCTGATCACGCTGAAAGGCGAAGAGTTCTGGCAGGGCGAACAAGACAACTGGTGTTGCTGGAATTATAGTGTATACGTCAAACTGCGACGGGGCGCAAGTCCACTTGCGCTTGAAAAGAAGATGACCGCCATGCGGGACACGTATTTTGTCAAACACCTGGAACAACAAGGCGATCAATCGGCCGCCGACGTAAAGAAATATCACTTCTTCCGACTGCAACCCGTCGGAGACATTTATCTGAAATCGAACGGAATATATGATGAGATGCGACACAGCGACGCGCGGTACATCTGGTTGTTCGGTGCCATCGCTGCGTTCATCCTGTTGTTGGCGTGTATCAACTTCATCAATTTGTCCACCGCCAAATCGGCGAACCGTGCCAAAGAAGTAGGCTTGCGCAAAACGGCAGGCTCTGTCCGCGGTTATCTCATCACCCAGTTCTTAACCGAGTCAGTATTCTATAGTCTGGTGTCATTCGCGATAGCTTTGGTTATGGTTTGGGTTGCTCTTCCCTACTTCAATGCCCTGGCGGGGAAATCGCTCACCATTCCCTGGTTATCATGGTGGTTCTTTCCTTCACTGGTTGTAGCCATGCTTTTTATCGGCGTGGTGGCCGGGCTCTATCCATCTTTCTATTTGTCGGCCTTCAAACCCATCGATGTGCTGAAGGGCAGCTTGAGTCGTGGAAGCAAAAGCTCGGGGCTGCGCAGCGCGATGGTCGTATTTCAGTTTACCGCCTCCATCGTCCTGATCATCGGCACGTTGGTCATTTACCGACAGATGAATTATTTGCTCACCACAAAAACAGGTTTTGACAAGGACCAGGTCGTCATTCTCTATGGTACACACACCTTGAACAACCAACAACTTACGTTCCGGGATGAACTGCTGGGTTTGGCTGATGTGCAACACGTCTCCATCAGCAGTTACCTGCCGGTAGGAGGTGGAAGTCGCGAAGGATACGGCTTCTGGCGTAAAGGAAGAGAGAAAGCAGACCTGCCCATCAACGCACAAAAATGGCGCGTCGACGCCGACTACATCAGCACCATGAAGATGCACATCGTCGAGGGACGCGACTTCAACCGGGAGCTTGCTTCCGACTCGCAAGCGGCGGTGGTGAACCAGGCGTTTGTCAAGGAATTCGGTTTAAAAAAACCGCTGGGCGACCAAATCACAAACGGCCACCAGACGTTCACCATCATCGGTGTGGTGGAAGATTTCAACTTTGAGTCGATGAAACAAAAGATCATGCCGCTTTCCCTGGTGATCGAAGGCGGGGGTAACTCCATGATGACCGTGCGGGTAAAATCAAAGGACATGCAGGCCACACTGGGATCGCTCACGAAGGTGTGGAACAAGTTCATGCCGCACCAACCTTTTCGCTATGGATTTCTCGATGAAAGCTTCGCCCGCATGTACGATGACGTGCAGCGCATGGGTAATCTCTTTGCAGGCTTTGCCACACTGGCCATCATCGTGGCCTGTCTGGGTTTGTTTGCCCTGTCTGCCTTTATGGTCGAGCAACGCAGTAAGGAGATCAGTATACGGCTGGTGCTGGGCGCCACCACGCAAAGCATTTTCCGGATGCTCACCCAAAATTTTGTAAAGCTCGTCTTCATTTCCATGGCTATCGCCACTCCTCTGGGATGGTACCTCATGCAAACCTGGCTCGCCGACTACACGTATAAAATTCCCATCACGTGGGATGTGTTT
- a CDS encoding nickel-binding protein — MKKTCIVFLSLALVLAACSTNVQQPKPVERQLYIDVHNLEPGKVTAADVAGAHQKDLATQGKFGVSFLTYWVDEMKGKVYCLSESPDDSSIYKTHQQAHGLVPDLIELVTSGTAAASQSRGALFLDVHHLGAGNVTAKAVADAHVKDLAVQGKYDVNLINYWVDEKAGVVMCLAEAPDSAAMVNTHKEAHGLIPDEVHLVKQGN; from the coding sequence ATGAAAAAGACCTGTATTGTTTTCCTCTCCCTGGCCCTGGTTTTGGCCGCTTGTTCCACGAACGTCCAACAGCCTAAACCAGTCGAACGACAGCTTTACATCGATGTACACAACCTGGAACCCGGTAAAGTAACGGCCGCCGACGTGGCCGGTGCCCACCAGAAAGATCTGGCCACCCAAGGCAAATTTGGTGTGAGTTTTCTAACCTATTGGGTGGATGAAATGAAAGGCAAAGTGTATTGCCTCTCCGAATCGCCCGACGATTCTTCTATTTATAAGACCCATCAACAGGCGCATGGCCTTGTACCCGACCTGATCGAACTCGTTACGAGCGGTACGGCTGCAGCCTCCCAGTCGCGTGGCGCCCTCTTTCTGGATGTTCACCACCTGGGTGCCGGCAATGTTACCGCGAAGGCAGTCGCCGACGCGCACGTGAAAGACCTGGCTGTTCAAGGCAAATACGATGTGAACCTGATCAACTATTGGGTAGATGAGAAAGCCGGCGTGGTGATGTGCCTGGCCGAAGCACCCGACTCGGCAGCGATGGTGAACACACACAAAGAAGCGCACGGTCTGATCCCCGACGAAGTACATTTGGTGAAACAGGGGAATTGA
- a CDS encoding helix-turn-helix transcriptional regulator, which yields MELVERDAYLDVLAEHYQRLVNGVGHTVFLGGEAGVGKTSLVNRFLDGIAGKAKIYTGACDSLFTPRPLGPLYDIAGQLGKPLLELLRNEKDRALIFTSFLQALSIPEAPVVLVFEDIHWADEATIDFIKFLARRIARIPCLFLLTYRDEEANFYIPLKALFGELPAGLFTKLMVQRLSREAVDRMALEKGYASGKEVYALTSGNPFYVTEILASYSPGIPEKVKDAILTVFHTRDETTQALWEFLSILPSGIDYKKAEQIDSNFPAGLEHCMRSGIIVNKNDFLYFKHELYRIAIEESMTPYRRKSLHHRILQIMLDCPVEFNNLSEVVHHARLADDRATVARLAPQAAKEAAGLGAHLQASKLYLTAIEYTDPSDPALVELYERHAYECYLTNQIAPAIASQQTVLAMWRERKVKLREGDTLRFLSRLWWFSGHREQSIALAREAIEVLENGFPTRERALAYSNLAQLSMLADDPENTLLWGNKAIDLAQRMDDQEILSHALNNVGAVQVKFSHDATEGTAKLQESLAIALKNGLHEHAARAYTNLSYSYVLIRQYKKAAAIFDEGLKYCEERDLKSWSYYMESERVKILLDTGAWPEAEALALSLLSNALQPITTKIGAIVTLARLKTRRGAFEEARQFIDEGKRIAPQTSEAQRIVPVLTAAMEFSWITGEPLPLEELKAAEESLFFQKDTSWHYTALAYWMHKCGLSLNDKTKIEFVGPFRLEIEGDWKAAADEWEQAGCRYEHALALLAGDEKHQKQGILLLDEMGATATSEMLKLKLKGLGVRNIPRGPRESTRNNPAQLTGRQIEILTLLQGGAPNKEIADKLFISPKTVDHHISAILSKLEVSSRAKAVLEAQKLGILK from the coding sequence ATGGAATTGGTCGAGCGCGATGCATACCTGGATGTGCTTGCAGAACATTATCAGCGCCTCGTCAATGGCGTGGGGCATACCGTGTTTTTGGGAGGCGAGGCTGGCGTGGGCAAAACCTCGCTCGTCAATCGTTTTCTCGACGGCATAGCAGGCAAGGCCAAGATCTATACCGGTGCCTGTGATTCGCTGTTCACCCCGCGACCGCTCGGTCCTCTCTATGATATTGCCGGGCAATTGGGAAAACCCTTGCTGGAACTGCTGCGCAATGAAAAAGACCGGGCCCTCATCTTTACTTCTTTTCTGCAAGCGCTGTCGATCCCCGAGGCTCCGGTCGTCCTTGTATTCGAAGACATTCACTGGGCCGATGAAGCCACGATCGACTTTATAAAATTCCTGGCCCGTCGCATCGCTCGTATTCCGTGTTTGTTTCTGCTGACGTACCGCGATGAAGAAGCCAACTTTTATATTCCCCTGAAAGCCTTGTTCGGTGAACTGCCGGCGGGGCTGTTCACCAAGCTCATGGTGCAAAGACTTTCGCGCGAAGCCGTGGACCGCATGGCGCTGGAGAAAGGCTACGCCTCGGGCAAGGAAGTATACGCCCTCACCTCGGGGAATCCGTTTTACGTGACGGAGATCCTCGCCAGCTATAGCCCCGGGATTCCCGAAAAAGTGAAGGATGCGATCCTCACCGTCTTTCATACGCGTGACGAAACCACCCAAGCGCTATGGGAATTTTTGTCCATCCTGCCCTCGGGCATTGACTACAAAAAGGCGGAACAGATCGATTCTAACTTTCCCGCGGGACTGGAGCATTGCATGCGATCGGGCATCATCGTAAACAAAAATGATTTCCTGTACTTCAAGCACGAACTCTACCGCATCGCCATTGAAGAGTCGATGACGCCGTATCGACGCAAGAGTTTGCACCACCGGATCCTCCAGATCATGTTGGACTGCCCCGTAGAGTTCAATAACCTCTCGGAGGTTGTGCACCACGCCAGGCTAGCCGACGACCGCGCGACCGTAGCGCGTCTGGCACCACAAGCCGCAAAAGAGGCCGCTGGTTTGGGAGCTCACCTCCAGGCGTCCAAGCTCTATCTGACCGCCATCGAATACACCGACCCCAGCGATCCCGCGTTGGTGGAGCTCTATGAGCGTCATGCCTACGAATGCTACCTCACCAACCAGATCGCACCGGCCATCGCCTCTCAACAAACTGTGTTGGCGATGTGGCGTGAACGGAAAGTAAAATTGAGGGAAGGCGACACCCTTCGCTTTTTGTCGAGACTATGGTGGTTTAGCGGTCATCGCGAACAATCCATCGCACTGGCGCGTGAAGCGATCGAAGTTCTGGAGAACGGTTTCCCTACGCGCGAGCGCGCGTTAGCCTATAGCAACCTGGCACAACTCAGCATGCTGGCCGACGATCCGGAGAACACGTTGCTCTGGGGAAACAAAGCCATCGACCTGGCCCAGCGCATGGACGACCAGGAGATCCTTTCACATGCGCTCAACAACGTGGGCGCGGTACAAGTAAAATTCAGTCACGATGCAACGGAGGGAACAGCGAAGCTTCAGGAGAGCCTCGCCATTGCGCTAAAGAATGGCTTGCACGAACACGCGGCCCGGGCCTATACCAATCTTTCCTATTCTTATGTGTTGATCCGGCAGTATAAGAAAGCGGCTGCAATTTTTGATGAAGGACTGAAGTACTGTGAAGAACGCGACTTGAAATCGTGGTCATATTATATGGAGAGCGAAAGGGTGAAGATCCTGTTGGATACAGGCGCCTGGCCCGAAGCCGAAGCACTGGCCCTGTCGTTGTTGAGCAATGCCTTGCAACCGATCACCACGAAGATCGGCGCCATCGTTACCCTGGCGCGCCTGAAGACACGGCGCGGCGCGTTTGAGGAAGCGCGACAATTCATCGATGAGGGAAAAAGGATCGCCCCTCAAACCAGCGAAGCCCAGCGCATCGTTCCCGTGCTGACCGCCGCGATGGAATTTAGCTGGATCACCGGAGAACCGCTTCCCCTCGAAGAATTGAAAGCAGCGGAAGAGTCCTTGTTCTTTCAAAAGGATACTTCCTGGCATTATACCGCCTTGGCCTACTGGATGCACAAATGCGGACTCTCATTAAACGACAAAACCAAGATCGAATTTGTGGGCCCCTTCCGTTTAGAAATTGAAGGCGACTGGAAAGCCGCCGCAGACGAATGGGAGCAAGCCGGGTGCCGCTATGAACACGCATTGGCCTTGCTGGCCGGCGACGAGAAACATCAAAAGCAAGGCATCCTCTTGCTCGACGAGATGGGCGCCACTGCCACCAGCGAAATGCTAAAGCTGAAATTAAAAGGACTGGGTGTGCGAAACATTCCGAGAGGCCCGCGCGAAAGCACGCGGAACAATCCAGCCCAACTCACCGGCCGCCAGATCGAGATCCTGACCCTGTTGCAAGGCGGCGCACCCAACAAAGAGATAGCCGACAAGTTGTTCATCTCGCCCAAAACTGTAGACCATCATATCTCGGCCATCCTCTCGAAGCTGGAGGTGAGCTCGCGCGCGAAGGCCGTGCTGGAGGCGCAAAAGCTGGGCATTTTAAAATAG
- a CDS encoding VOC family protein yields MTKITKRIATGLWFDTQAEEAAKFYTSLFPNSHVGVIARYGKEGYEVHHQPEGQVLTVTFNLDGQEFMGTNGGPIFKMNPTISLFTVCETEAEITKLWKALSKDGNVMMPLDKYDWSEKYGWVSDRYGLSWQLNLGSVQEVGQRITPMVMYVGNQFGRAEEAVKFYTTVFENSSIEAVHRYGPEIEGHEGKVMHARFKLAGQTFMAMDGGLQHDFEFNEGIALVVNCETQTEIDNYWKKLTAGGQESMCGWLKDKFGLSWEVAPVQLGEMLVDPDPKKKGRVMNAFLKMRKYDLATLEKEYAG; encoded by the coding sequence ATGACAAAAATCACCAAACGAATCGCCACGGGGTTGTGGTTCGACACCCAGGCCGAAGAAGCCGCAAAATTTTACACGTCGCTTTTTCCCAACTCGCACGTCGGAGTTATTGCACGCTATGGCAAAGAAGGCTATGAGGTTCACCACCAACCTGAGGGACAGGTGCTCACCGTAACCTTCAACCTGGACGGCCAGGAATTCATGGGTACCAACGGGGGGCCGATCTTCAAAATGAATCCGACCATCTCCTTATTCACGGTTTGCGAGACGGAAGCGGAAATCACAAAACTCTGGAAGGCGCTTTCAAAGGATGGAAACGTGATGATGCCACTGGACAAATATGACTGGAGCGAAAAGTACGGCTGGGTCAGCGACCGCTATGGACTGTCGTGGCAACTCAACCTGGGTAGCGTCCAAGAAGTCGGTCAAAGAATAACACCCATGGTGATGTATGTCGGAAATCAATTTGGAAGAGCGGAAGAAGCCGTCAAGTTCTACACCACCGTGTTTGAAAATTCCTCCATCGAAGCCGTTCATCGTTACGGCCCGGAGATCGAGGGTCACGAAGGCAAAGTAATGCATGCTCGTTTCAAACTGGCCGGCCAAACGTTTATGGCCATGGACGGCGGCTTGCAGCATGACTTCGAATTCAATGAGGGCATCGCGCTGGTCGTGAACTGTGAAACACAAACCGAGATCGACAATTACTGGAAGAAACTCACGGCCGGCGGACAGGAAAGCATGTGCGGATGGCTGAAGGATAAATTCGGTTTGTCGTGGGAGGTTGCCCCCGTACAGCTCGGTGAGATGCTTGTTGATCCCGATCCGAAGAAAAAGGGAAGGGTCATGAATGCCTTTTTAAAAATGAGGAAATACGATCTGGCTACGCTGGAGAAAGAGTATGCGGGATAA
- a CDS encoding DUF4382 domain-containing protein: MKKLFQIFSVLLIATACSNSDNNENAQLEIRLTDAPGDYEEVNIDIQSVEINASETDSDSGWKTIDIHGGVYNLLKLTNGLDTVLSHVELPAGHISQIRLILGENNSVKKNGILTPLKTPSAQQSGLKVKVNADLTPGITYTILLDFDAARSIVEKGNGGFNLKPVIRGVSEATSGAIKGVIVPAASKPAIFAVNMSGDTVATTYSDTTSGKFLLRGIDPGMYTVKVSPKPNYQPTEKTAVSVSLGVVTDVGVVNVP; the protein is encoded by the coding sequence ATGAAAAAGCTATTTCAGATATTTTCTGTTTTGCTGATCGCGACCGCTTGTAGCAATTCCGACAACAACGAAAATGCACAACTCGAGATTCGATTGACCGACGCCCCGGGCGACTATGAAGAAGTAAACATCGACATCCAATCCGTCGAGATCAACGCCAGCGAGACGGACTCAGATTCGGGATGGAAAACGATTGATATCCACGGTGGCGTTTACAACCTCCTGAAGCTTACCAATGGTTTGGACACCGTATTGAGCCATGTGGAACTTCCCGCCGGACATATCTCCCAGATCAGACTGATCCTGGGTGAAAATAACAGCGTGAAGAAGAACGGCATATTAACGCCTTTGAAAACGCCCAGCGCTCAGCAGTCGGGTTTAAAAGTAAAGGTGAATGCCGACCTTACACCGGGGATTACCTACACCATTCTACTGGACTTCGATGCGGCTCGTTCGATTGTTGAAAAGGGCAATGGAGGCTTCAATCTTAAGCCGGTGATTCGCGGCGTGAGCGAGGCGACCAGTGGTGCCATTAAGGGAGTGATTGTGCCGGCCGCTTCAAAACCCGCGATCTTCGCCGTGAACATGAGCGGCGACACGGTGGCCACAACCTACAGCGATACCACTTCGGGTAAATTCTTGTTGCGCGGCATCGATCCGGGCATGTATACCGTGAAGGTCAGCCCTAAACCGAACTATCAACCTACCGAGAAAACAGCTGTATCCGTGTCGCTGGGTGTGGTGACGGATGTCGGCGTGGTGAATGTTCCTTGA
- a CDS encoding DUF4242 domain-containing protein: MKKFIIERELPGAGKLTPSELKAIATKSCDVVDNLEAPYHWIQTFVTDNKLYCVHIAPDRETVLEHARQGGFPADKVSEVRSIMDPTTSA, from the coding sequence ATGAAAAAATTCATCATCGAACGCGAGCTGCCGGGAGCCGGCAAGCTCACCCCCTCCGAACTGAAGGCCATTGCCACCAAATCGTGCGACGTAGTCGACAACCTGGAGGCACCGTATCACTGGATCCAGACCTTCGTGACCGACAACAAACTCTATTGCGTCCACATCGCGCCCGACCGTGAAACGGTTTTGGAGCATGCCCGCCAGGGAGGCTTCCCCGCCGACAAAGTATCGGAAGTGAGAAGCATTATGGATCCGACCACCAGCGCTTAA
- a CDS encoding amidohydrolase family protein — protein MNLVRLLPLLFLALMACKRPEQTNQSFTAYTGATIIDGNGSNPIRDGVLLISNGRVVAVGTKESVKIPEHATVHDVVGKTIIPGLINAHGHVGDVKGIDGGHYSRENIIDNLSIYARYGITTVVSLGGDKPDAESLRAVKDTVNTQHARLFIAGEIINGKTPEEAMAVADSNHHMGVDIMKIRVDDNLGTSPKMPEEIYRAAIKRAHELGYKMATHMYYLDDAHKLLDAGSDMMAHSVRDLPVDDAFIQLIKQKKASYCPTLTRELSTFVYEDTAEFFSDPFFTREYDTAIIKPLLDPARQQKMRESKSAQTYKKQLPVAKANLKTLCNQGVPIVFGTDSGVPTRFIGYFEHVEMSMMADAGLTPEQILLSATKNPAEYLGLKDVGTLVPGHWADFIVLDADPLSDIKNVRKINAVFIGGHEVKR, from the coding sequence ATGAACCTCGTGAGACTCCTCCCCCTGCTCTTCCTCGCCTTGATGGCATGCAAGCGCCCCGAACAAACAAACCAATCGTTCACCGCCTACACCGGCGCCACCATCATCGATGGCAATGGTTCCAACCCGATCCGGGATGGCGTGCTCCTTATTTCCAACGGGCGCGTAGTGGCAGTTGGCACGAAAGAAAGTGTAAAGATCCCCGAGCATGCTACCGTGCACGATGTGGTGGGCAAGACCATTATCCCCGGCTTGATCAATGCCCATGGCCATGTGGGCGATGTGAAAGGCATTGACGGCGGTCATTATTCGCGCGAAAATATCATCGATAACTTATCGATCTATGCGCGTTATGGCATCACCACGGTGGTGAGCCTGGGCGGCGATAAACCCGACGCGGAATCCCTGCGCGCCGTGAAAGATACCGTCAACACGCAGCACGCACGCTTGTTCATCGCCGGCGAAATCATTAATGGGAAAACCCCCGAAGAAGCGATGGCCGTGGCCGACAGCAACCACCACATGGGCGTCGACATCATGAAGATCAGGGTGGACGATAATCTCGGGACTTCTCCGAAAATGCCTGAAGAAATTTATCGCGCCGCCATCAAACGCGCACACGAACTCGGCTATAAAATGGCCACCCACATGTATTACCTCGACGATGCCCACAAACTGCTCGACGCCGGCTCCGACATGATGGCCCACAGCGTTCGCGACCTCCCTGTAGACGACGCCTTCATTCAACTGATCAAACAAAAGAAAGCAAGCTACTGCCCAACCCTAACCCGCGAGCTCTCCACCTTTGTTTATGAAGATACGGCTGAATTTTTCTCCGATCCGTTCTTCACACGCGAATACGACACGGCCATCATCAAACCCCTGCTGGATCCTGCTCGTCAGCAAAAGATGCGCGAAAGCAAAAGCGCACAAACCTATAAGAAGCAATTGCCGGTAGCGAAGGCTAACCTCAAGACCCTTTGCAACCAGGGCGTCCCGATTGTTTTTGGCACCGACAGTGGCGTGCCCACGCGTTTTATCGGTTACTTCGAACATGTCGAAATGAGCATGATGGCCGACGCAGGCCTCACACCGGAACAAATCCTCTTGTCGGCGACAAAGAACCCTGCAGAATACCTGGGTTTGAAAGATGTGGGCACGCTTGTTCCAGGTCATTGGGCCGATTTCATAGTGTTGGATGCTGATCCGTTGAGCGATATAAAGAATGTAAGAAAAATAAATGCTGTTTTTATCGGTGGACACGAGGTGAAACGATAA
- a CDS encoding SRPBCC domain-containing protein translates to MKTDITDNHVVNKSIRIKGTPAQVWDALTNPEKTKEYFFNCEVISDWKVGRAITFKGHVMSKKIELRGEIIAIEPERLLKYTLKNSEDKHPDSTSTVTDRLAYANGETVVSITDDVGAGAGAEERYEKSVQGWDNVLNGLKAIVEKKTS, encoded by the coding sequence ATGAAAACCGACATCACCGACAACCATGTTGTCAACAAAAGCATTCGCATAAAAGGAACCCCCGCGCAGGTTTGGGATGCGCTGACCAATCCTGAAAAAACAAAGGAATATTTTTTTAACTGCGAAGTGATCTCCGATTGGAAAGTAGGCCGTGCCATCACCTTTAAGGGGCACGTCATGTCGAAAAAAATCGAATTGCGTGGCGAGATCATCGCCATCGAGCCCGAGAGACTTTTAAAATACACGTTGAAGAATTCCGAAGACAAGCATCCGGACAGCACCTCGACGGTAACGGACCGCTTAGCATACGCGAACGGCGAAACCGTTGTTTCCATCACAGACGACGTCGGCGCAGGAGCCGGCGCCGAGGAAAGGTATGAAAAGTCTGTGCAGGGGTGGGATAATGTTCTGAACGGGTTGAAAGCGATCGTGGAAAAAAAGACTTCCTAG